From the Palaemon carinicauda isolate YSFRI2023 chromosome 42, ASM3689809v2, whole genome shotgun sequence genome, one window contains:
- the LOC137633108 gene encoding uncharacterized protein produces MKKERSKKESLLGNTMAERKEKVEKRKKQESFLGNTTTERKDEMKKKEARKKVFLETRWQKERKKWKKERSKKESLLGNITTERKDEMKKESLLGNTMAERKEKVEKRKKQERKSSWKHNDRKKERSKK; encoded by the coding sequence atgaagaaagaaagaagcaagaaagaAAGTCTTCTTGGAAACACAATggcagaaagaaaggaaaaagtggaaaaaagaaagaagcaagaaagtTTTCTTGGAAATACAACTACAGAAAGAAAGGacgaaatgaaaaagaaagaagcaagaaagaAAGTCTTCTTGGAAACACGATggcagaaagaaaggaaaaagtggaaaaaagaaagaagcaagaaagaAAGTCTTCTTGGAAATATAACTACAGAAAGAAAGGACGAAATGAAGAAAGAAAGTCTTCTTGGAAACACAATggcagaaagaaaggaaaaagtggaaaaaagaaagaagcaagaaagaAAGTCTTCTTGGAAACAcaatgacagaaaaaaagaaagaagcaaAAAATAA